One window from the genome of Oreochromis niloticus isolate F11D_XX linkage group LG20, O_niloticus_UMD_NMBU, whole genome shotgun sequence encodes:
- the hmga1a gene encoding high mobility group AT-hook 1a isoform X2, with amino-acid sequence MSDKGTVSPKEKEATEKRGRGRPRKQPQEPSGSPTPKRPRGRPKGSKNKTTGKGKKATAAPSAGGKRRGRPKKEEKEEKASQESSEEEEEEDQ; translated from the exons ATGAGCGACAAGGGGACAGTCTCACCGAAAGAGAAGGAAGCCACAGAGAAGAGAGGGCGTGGAAGACCCCGTAAGCAGCCGCAG GAACCAAGTGGGTCCCCTACTCCAAAGAGGCCCAGAGGACGGCCGAAGGGcagcaaaaacaagacaaccGGCAAGGGCAAA AAGGCAACGGCAGCCCCATCTGCAGGGGGAAAACGCAGGGGAAGACCTAAGAAGGAG gaaaaggaagaaaaagcaTCCCAGGAATCatctgaggaggaagaggaagaggaccAGTAA
- the hmga1a gene encoding high mobility group AT-hook 1a isoform X1, with product MSDKGTVSPKEKEATEKRGRGRPRKQPQVKTSDEPSGSPTPKRPRGRPKGSKNKTTGKGKKATAAPSAGGKRRGRPKKEEKEEKASQESSEEEEEEDQ from the exons ATGAGCGACAAGGGGACAGTCTCACCGAAAGAGAAGGAAGCCACAGAGAAGAGAGGGCGTGGAAGACCCCGTAAGCAGCCGCAGGTAAAAACCTCTGAC GAACCAAGTGGGTCCCCTACTCCAAAGAGGCCCAGAGGACGGCCGAAGGGcagcaaaaacaagacaaccGGCAAGGGCAAA AAGGCAACGGCAGCCCCATCTGCAGGGGGAAAACGCAGGGGAAGACCTAAGAAGGAG gaaaaggaagaaaaagcaTCCCAGGAATCatctgaggaggaagaggaagaggaccAGTAA